Proteins from one Mucilaginibacter jinjuensis genomic window:
- a CDS encoding zinc-dependent alcohol dehydrogenase family protein, with amino-acid sequence MENQIMKAWRLHDFGLEYLTADALPVPVPGNNEILIRVSAASLNFRDNALLQGYYDPNILNKGPLILASDAVGKVVRAGSGVTRFKAGDRVISHYLSQWLDGVPRPNENEFTYGGPFPGGLAEYMILNENSAVACPESLSDEEAATLPIAGLTAWSAIVNAGQIGQGDSVVIQGTGGVALFAIQFARALGATVIVTTGTDVNGEKAIGLGASHFINYHQEPNWSEAVLELTGGVGVDEVLEMAGGDLNQSVAVLKATGIIAMIGFLDNPELKVNIFPILYKQIRTQGIAVGHRRSFEAMVAFIQQHQIRPVIDKVYDFNDVPAAFRQLAAGAFGKIVIKINP; translated from the coding sequence ATGGAAAATCAAATAATGAAAGCCTGGCGGCTGCATGATTTCGGGTTAGAATACCTGACCGCGGATGCCCTGCCGGTTCCGGTTCCCGGCAATAATGAAATACTTATCCGCGTGAGCGCAGCCTCCTTAAACTTCAGGGACAACGCACTTTTACAAGGCTATTATGATCCTAACATACTGAACAAGGGGCCGCTCATCCTGGCCTCGGATGCGGTGGGCAAGGTCGTGAGGGCAGGCAGCGGTGTAACCCGGTTTAAAGCAGGCGACCGGGTCATCTCGCATTACCTTTCCCAATGGCTGGACGGCGTGCCAAGACCGAACGAAAATGAGTTTACGTATGGCGGGCCATTCCCCGGGGGCCTGGCGGAATACATGATCCTGAATGAGAACAGCGCAGTAGCCTGTCCTGAAAGCCTTTCAGACGAAGAAGCGGCGACCCTGCCCATCGCCGGGCTGACGGCCTGGTCTGCGATTGTCAACGCCGGTCAGATAGGCCAGGGCGATAGTGTGGTCATACAGGGGACAGGCGGCGTCGCCTTATTTGCCATCCAGTTCGCCAGAGCACTCGGAGCCACAGTGATCGTAACTACCGGCACTGATGTCAATGGCGAAAAAGCGATCGGCCTGGGCGCGAGCCATTTTATTAACTATCATCAAGAACCCAACTGGTCAGAGGCCGTTTTGGAATTAACGGGAGGTGTCGGCGTAGATGAAGTCCTGGAGATGGCTGGCGGCGACCTGAACCAATCCGTCGCTGTATTAAAAGCTACGGGAATAATTGCCATGATCGGCTTTCTGGACAACCCTGAACTGAAGGTCAATATCTTCCCTATACTTTATAAACAGATCCGCACGCAAGGGATTGCCGTAGGACACCGTCGTTCCTTTGAGGCAATGGTTGCTTTTATTCAGCAGCACCAGATTAGGCCGGTCATCGACAAGGTATATGACTTTAATGATGTGCCCGCTGCTTTCCGTCAGCTGGCGGCAGGTGCTTTCGGAAAGATCGTCATCAAAATTAATCCTTAA
- a CDS encoding helix-turn-helix domain-containing protein yields MEKSQHAELQQTRLNWLPENLKRDIGQFNVFPLKDPDGPVINCQPYDRKGYYKISILNGHTRLYYADKSLEVKESALLFTNPNVPYAWEHVGENQSGYFCVFTETFFDHFGHIKDYPVFKPGSSPLFELSPVQAEHVTTIFGEMLREIASDYTYKYDVLRGQVMDLIHSALKMQPAVGQQYNASNGTLRVASMFTELLERQFPIESPMQRMHFRYPAEFAEQLSVHVNSLNRALKEITGKTTSQLIAERITQEARGLLKNTDWNISEIAWSLGFEELPHFINFFKKNEHLTPKSFRRTNEV; encoded by the coding sequence ATGGAAAAATCACAGCATGCCGAATTGCAGCAGACCAGACTGAACTGGCTGCCGGAGAACCTGAAAAGGGATATCGGGCAGTTCAATGTTTTTCCGCTGAAAGACCCCGACGGGCCGGTCATCAACTGCCAGCCCTATGACAGGAAGGGGTATTATAAGATCAGCATTCTTAACGGCCATACCCGGCTCTATTATGCCGATAAATCCCTGGAGGTTAAAGAAAGCGCGCTGCTCTTCACCAATCCCAACGTTCCGTACGCCTGGGAGCACGTCGGCGAAAACCAGTCCGGTTATTTCTGCGTGTTTACCGAAACGTTTTTTGACCACTTCGGCCATATCAAGGATTATCCCGTTTTCAAGCCGGGCAGTTCCCCTTTGTTTGAATTGTCGCCGGTGCAGGCAGAACACGTTACAACTATTTTCGGGGAAATGCTCCGGGAGATCGCCTCAGATTATACTTACAAATATGATGTATTGCGTGGGCAGGTTATGGACCTGATCCATAGCGCGCTGAAAATGCAGCCGGCTGTCGGGCAACAATACAATGCGTCCAATGGTACCTTAAGGGTCGCCTCCATGTTTACCGAGCTGCTCGAAAGACAATTTCCGATCGAGTCTCCGATGCAAAGGATGCACTTCCGCTACCCGGCCGAATTTGCAGAGCAGCTTTCGGTACATGTGAACAGTTTGAACCGGGCGCTCAAAGAGATCACCGGCAAAACTACTTCCCAGTTGATCGCGGAACGTATTACCCAGGAGGCGCGGGGCTTACTGAAAAATACCGACTGGAACATCTCTGAAATAGCCTGGTCCCTGGGTTTCGAAGAATTGCCGCATTTTATCAACTTTTTCAAAAAGAACGAGCACCTGACGCCCAAATCCTTCCGGCGGACGAATGAGGTTTGA
- a CDS encoding aldo/keto reductase, with protein sequence MEYKTLGNTGLLVSRLCLGTMTMGSGTGVYAHIGSVGQADADQLIRKSFDAGINFFDTADVYSGGESERILGQAFKNLKIPRKDFVLATKVYSRMGPGRNDVGASRKHIMDGIEGSLKNLQTDYIDLYQIHANDVLTPTDETLRSLDDLVTQGKVRYIGCSNWQAWKLAKALGISSSKNLVRFDSLQAYYSIAGRDLEREIVPLLEEEKIGLMVWSPLAGGLLSGKFSRENKSPEGSRRSGFDFPIVDKERAWNILDVIAPIAKEHNCSAARVALAWLLSKPVVTSVVIGAKRPEQLTDNLAAIALRLSPEDIRRLDEVSTLPPEYPGWMLATQGADRLGQVDLWEGHSA encoded by the coding sequence ATGGAATACAAAACATTAGGAAATACCGGGCTGCTCGTATCCCGACTGTGTCTTGGTACGATGACCATGGGCTCGGGAACAGGCGTTTACGCGCACATCGGCAGCGTTGGTCAGGCTGATGCAGATCAGCTCATCAGGAAGTCTTTTGATGCCGGGATTAACTTTTTCGACACCGCAGATGTCTATTCCGGTGGGGAAAGTGAGCGGATCCTCGGCCAGGCTTTTAAAAATTTGAAGATTCCCAGAAAGGATTTTGTACTGGCTACGAAAGTATACTCCCGTATGGGGCCTGGCAGGAATGATGTAGGCGCATCCCGCAAGCACATCATGGATGGTATCGAAGGCAGCCTGAAAAACCTGCAAACCGATTATATTGATCTCTATCAGATCCATGCCAACGACGTCCTGACGCCAACCGATGAAACTCTTCGCTCACTGGACGACCTGGTTACGCAGGGCAAAGTGCGTTATATCGGATGCTCCAACTGGCAGGCCTGGAAACTGGCGAAGGCATTAGGCATATCGTCATCAAAAAACCTGGTCCGTTTTGATTCCCTGCAAGCCTACTATTCTATTGCCGGACGGGATCTGGAACGGGAGATCGTCCCCTTGCTGGAGGAAGAAAAGATAGGTTTAATGGTATGGAGTCCGCTGGCTGGTGGCTTGTTATCCGGAAAATTCAGCAGGGAGAACAAAAGTCCCGAAGGCTCACGCAGATCGGGATTTGACTTTCCTATCGTTGACAAGGAACGTGCATGGAATATCTTGGACGTGATCGCTCCTATAGCAAAGGAGCACAATTGCAGCGCTGCCCGTGTCGCTTTGGCCTGGCTGTTGTCCAAACCAGTAGTGACCTCGGTCGTCATCGGTGCCAAACGGCCGGAACAATTGACCGATAACTTAGCTGCGATAGCACTCCGCCTTTCACCGGAAGACATCCGTCGATTGGATGAGGTCAGTACCTTACCACCGGAATATCCGGGCTGGATGCTCGCCACGCAGGGCGCTGACCGCCTCGGACAGGTAGATCTGTGGGAAGGACATTCTGCTTAA
- a CDS encoding AraC family transcriptional regulator, which translates to MKNGDARVFNTLHEQYRHMGLPTDLIDAQADFTIFNLNHIIGGLLPFKSPVHRLNFFVFNFIKRGSGHYTIDEQTFELYPGTVYFTNPGHYRSYEWQTADEVYLITLSESFLKENVHADIFEEFPFLLTETFPGRVLPQEVFLEFERLYLLIHQEYLSPSPFRKRIISNLFVVLLIKIKENFWLDYNPIYEGNRSSAIVKNFKRMLEKHYRELNEGKVERVFRVQEYAEAQSLHPNYLSNVIKAKTGKAIGTWIMEKTIAEAKSLLQNSSVSIKEIAYRLGFAESAHFSNYFKKYTDSTPLAYRKAHYMNTP; encoded by the coding sequence ATGAAAAACGGAGACGCAAGGGTTTTTAATACATTGCATGAGCAATACAGGCACATGGGGTTGCCTACCGACCTGATTGACGCACAGGCAGATTTTACCATTTTTAATTTGAACCATATCATTGGAGGTTTGCTCCCATTCAAATCCCCTGTACATCGCCTGAATTTTTTCGTTTTTAACTTTATTAAAAGAGGCAGTGGTCATTATACTATTGACGAACAGACATTCGAGCTTTATCCGGGTACAGTTTATTTCACTAACCCAGGCCATTACCGGTCTTACGAATGGCAAACGGCCGACGAGGTTTACCTGATTACGTTAAGTGAATCGTTTTTAAAAGAGAACGTCCATGCTGATATCTTTGAAGAGTTTCCTTTCTTACTGACCGAGACATTTCCGGGGCGGGTGCTGCCGCAGGAAGTATTTCTTGAATTTGAGCGTCTTTACCTGCTCATTCACCAGGAATATTTAAGCCCCTCCCCATTTCGTAAGCGAATCATAAGCAACCTTTTCGTGGTGTTGTTGATCAAAATCAAAGAAAATTTCTGGCTGGATTATAATCCCATTTATGAAGGCAACCGCAGTTCAGCCATCGTTAAGAATTTCAAGCGAATGCTGGAAAAACATTACCGCGAACTAAACGAGGGCAAGGTTGAGCGCGTCTTTCGGGTTCAGGAATACGCCGAAGCACAAAGCCTGCATCCCAATTACCTAAGCAACGTTATCAAAGCGAAAACAGGTAAAGCCATAGGCACCTGGATCATGGAGAAAACGATAGCCGAAGCCAAATCCCTTTTGCAGAATTCGTCAGTCTCCATCAAAGAGATTGCCTACCGGCTCGGGTTTGCCGAATCCGCCCACTTCAGCAATTATTTTAAAAAATATACGGATAGCACGCCGTTAGCCTACCGTAAAGCGCATTACATGAATACGCCCTGA
- a CDS encoding alginate lyase family protein → MRTNKLIYLSLSGALVLAGLLMAKCTKNENPSNPAVKAGGTANLATNSTQVVSAAGFTHPGILNTQNSLAYACQQANSGDANRLAAYQYVLNMCNTWTSRNAYVANVATEPGAVNQQEVDFKGDALLAYATALRWAKTGDAQYATRCKQILDGWAGTFRTLSVTSGQANQVDLEASWAAPTFAAAAEIIKYYQPATGAAGGWTTAENTQFVAFLNRLKGYISNTTSTGYNNNWYTSAGYALMAIGVFEDDRTTYNNGVTIINNVIPLEMNSTGYMSGEVCVNHQDYVHYQYALTGMAYAANIAGIQGDLSIYSATSSRLLAGFTWQSGLMQGTLTAACTPNGNKTSPIWPGIFPADRHYNTAATNYIASHYATNSNGLPGGDLGFLSWTQFTHYNVPTSVN, encoded by the coding sequence ATGAGAACAAACAAATTGATCTACCTGTCTCTATCCGGGGCACTGGTGTTAGCCGGGCTTTTGATGGCTAAATGTACCAAGAACGAAAACCCCTCAAACCCCGCAGTGAAAGCTGGAGGAACTGCAAATTTGGCGACAAACAGCACACAGGTTGTTTCCGCCGCCGGATTTACACATCCCGGGATCTTAAATACCCAAAACTCGCTCGCCTATGCGTGTCAGCAGGCCAACAGTGGTGATGCCAACCGCCTGGCCGCTTATCAATATGTTTTGAACATGTGTAATACCTGGACAAGCCGAAATGCGTACGTCGCTAATGTTGCTACAGAACCCGGTGCCGTAAATCAGCAGGAAGTTGACTTTAAAGGGGATGCGTTACTGGCCTACGCTACTGCGTTGCGATGGGCTAAGACCGGTGATGCGCAATATGCTACCCGCTGTAAGCAAATCCTGGACGGCTGGGCGGGTACTTTTCGCACGCTGAGTGTCACCAGTGGCCAGGCCAACCAGGTGGATCTGGAAGCTTCCTGGGCCGCGCCGACTTTTGCGGCTGCTGCAGAGATCATCAAATATTACCAGCCGGCAACCGGTGCCGCAGGCGGTTGGACAACTGCTGAAAATACACAGTTCGTTGCTTTTTTAAATCGCTTAAAGGGTTACATCAGCAACACGACAAGTACCGGCTATAATAATAACTGGTACACTTCTGCCGGATACGCACTCATGGCCATAGGCGTGTTTGAAGATGACAGGACCACGTATAATAACGGCGTGACGATCATCAATAATGTAATTCCGCTGGAAATGAACAGCACCGGCTATATGTCTGGTGAAGTCTGTGTGAACCATCAGGACTACGTTCATTATCAGTACGCCCTGACCGGTATGGCATACGCCGCTAATATCGCAGGGATTCAGGGGGATCTTTCCATTTATTCTGCGACCTCAAGCCGTTTGCTTGCGGGCTTTACCTGGCAATCCGGACTCATGCAGGGTACACTGACTGCCGCCTGTACGCCTAACGGAAATAAAACCAGCCCGATTTGGCCTGGCATATTTCCGGCCGACCGGCATTACAATACAGCCGCGACTAATTATATCGCCAGTCACTATGCCACGAATTCCAATGGCCTGCCTGGCGGGGACCTGGGGTTCCTGAGCTGGACGCAGTTCACCCATTATAATGTACCAACCAGCGTCAATTAA
- a CDS encoding PAS domain-containing protein produces MKPSNDLSYILNNSDGFNPELLTLALNSSVVSVLVTDNRLYDNPIIYCNKAFENVTGYNREEVIGLNCRFLQGQQRDLENVIAIRRGLREGTDVEVVIRNFKKDGTAFYNELHISPVRNSSGAITHFIGIQLDVTNRERNIQETGCKTPVQKEKRLKGFLSVLRLLLPFK; encoded by the coding sequence ATGAAACCGAGTAATGATCTTTCGTATATCTTAAACAATTCAGACGGGTTTAATCCCGAACTGCTGACGCTTGCGCTTAATTCCAGCGTTGTAAGCGTCCTTGTCACGGATAACAGGCTTTACGATAATCCGATCATTTATTGCAACAAGGCATTTGAAAATGTAACGGGCTACAACCGCGAAGAAGTTATCGGGCTGAACTGCCGCTTCTTACAGGGCCAGCAGCGGGACTTAGAAAACGTTATAGCAATTAGGCGCGGCTTGAGGGAAGGCACGGACGTGGAGGTTGTCATCAGGAACTTCAAAAAGGACGGCACCGCATTTTATAATGAGTTGCATATATCACCAGTGAGGAACTCCTCCGGTGCCATCACCCACTTCATCGGCATTCAGTTGGACGTGACGAATCGCGAAAGAAATATACAAGAGACAGGGTGCAAAACCCCGGTGCAAAAGGAGAAGCGCTTAAAAGGCTTCTTGTCAGTATTAAGGCTCTTACTACCCTTTAAATAA
- a CDS encoding DNA/RNA non-specific endonuclease, with product MNKIKLTMFGCIVFLAACSKKNDTAPTYPNSPATPPKTQDTVYKITEDFEKGTKGGYAIANVNLKTGAWSLDDALIANTGSDSRIDNWSVRLRTGNITSNFKVSGLKMVYVSSATYGNDAASTWQFQTSTDGTTFTQVGSLVTDNSKTFRLDSFAVSSTAPVAIRIVKTGTTRVNIDNIIFRGTGKSGIVIDTTSTTPPPTGGGTGTVPPAGAGRLVTAGVDAPPVSGDNSNLLLGNPSNADSTLASKDNYLIDQHYYIESYSATRGTPNWTAWHLDKTNLGNTDRLDNFAAWAGIPSNWFQVGSDAYSGTEYNRGHNCPSGDRTSSTNANSATFLMTNMIPQTSANNGGTWGGFEAYVRGFVQNNNMEAYIIMGSYGTKETIDGGHVTVPTNVWKVVVLLPVGNGDISRIDANTRIIAIDTPNTDDVLPDWTKYITTVKSIENATGYNLLSTINAQLRATLETKMDSGS from the coding sequence ATGAATAAAATCAAACTTACAATGTTCGGCTGCATTGTTTTTTTAGCAGCCTGTTCCAAAAAAAATGACACCGCACCAACCTACCCCAATTCCCCTGCTACGCCGCCAAAGACCCAGGATACGGTTTACAAAATCACGGAAGATTTCGAAAAAGGTACTAAAGGCGGTTATGCCATCGCCAATGTCAATTTAAAGACCGGCGCATGGTCGCTTGATGATGCGCTCATAGCGAACACAGGCTCCGACAGCCGAATAGATAACTGGTCGGTTCGTCTGCGCACCGGAAATATTACCAGCAATTTCAAAGTGAGCGGTTTAAAAATGGTTTACGTTTCCTCCGCCACTTACGGTAATGATGCGGCATCTACCTGGCAATTCCAAACCAGCACAGACGGTACAACGTTCACGCAAGTAGGTAGCCTGGTAACGGATAATTCCAAGACTTTCCGATTGGATTCCTTTGCGGTAAGTTCCACGGCGCCCGTTGCCATACGTATTGTGAAAACCGGTACTACCCGTGTAAATATTGATAATATAATTTTCAGGGGTACAGGTAAATCAGGTATCGTGATCGACACGACCAGTACAACACCACCTCCGACGGGCGGTGGCACAGGCACCGTGCCGCCGGCCGGTGCGGGCCGTCTGGTGACAGCAGGTGTTGATGCGCCGCCGGTATCAGGAGATAATTCAAACCTGTTGCTGGGAAATCCTTCCAATGCAGATTCGACCCTTGCCAGTAAGGACAATTACCTGATCGATCAGCATTATTATATCGAATCTTATTCTGCCACGCGTGGTACGCCGAACTGGACTGCATGGCACCTAGACAAAACAAATCTTGGTAATACAGACCGCCTGGATAATTTCGCGGCATGGGCAGGCATCCCTTCTAATTGGTTCCAGGTAGGTTCTGACGCTTATAGCGGCACGGAATATAACCGCGGGCACAATTGCCCGAGCGGAGATCGCACCAGCAGTACCAATGCCAACAGCGCCACCTTCCTGATGACCAATATGATCCCCCAAACATCAGCGAATAATGGAGGAACATGGGGAGGGTTTGAAGCCTATGTACGCGGCTTCGTGCAAAACAACAACATGGAAGCCTATATCATAATGGGTAGTTATGGTACAAAAGAGACAATCGACGGTGGCCATGTTACGGTACCTACCAATGTATGGAAAGTGGTGGTATTATTGCCGGTTGGTAACGGAGATATTAGCCGGATCGACGCGAATACCCGTATAATCGCCATCGATACACCGAACACGGATGATGTGCTTCCGGACTGGACGAAATACATCACCACCGTAAAAAGCATTGAAAATGCTACAGGCTATAATCTTTTGTCTACGATCAATGCCCAGTTGCGGGCTACATTGGAAACTAAAATGGATAGCGGCAGCTGA
- a CDS encoding sensor histidine kinase, whose amino-acid sequence MDRNLILYEKVIPLAHLGIWERNLVTGEIYWNQVAREIYETGDDFHPTLDQTFSFYTDQDALKSLFDKAIASEEPERGEFRLCTAKGNLKWIKLRLQAGHRDGERIVYGTIKDISNQRNILDTLAEREEQFHHAFEYAPIGMALVATDGKWIRVNKNLCEMLGYKKEHFMQKTFQDITHPDDLDLDLHQMHALLDGKTPSYSMEKRYYHANGSIIWALLSVTLVRDKENAPLYFVSQIKDITERKKMEIERDNALKIINAQNSRLLNFAHIISHNLRSHAGNIKMLTDMIAEENDHAERENLISLLGINSVNLMETLEHLNDAVDIRSGKNHELKTLNLLREIKKIRNVLTVSLHQINAELIIDVDPEIEISVDQAYLESILLNLLTNCIKYRKTDIPLSIRISANAEKNKAVLEITDNGIGIDLSVYGDKLFGMYNTFHGNEDAHGIGLFLVKNQVESMGGTIGVRSSPGNGATFIVIFPIQRFIA is encoded by the coding sequence ATGGACAGAAATTTAATACTTTACGAGAAAGTAATACCGCTCGCACATCTGGGAATTTGGGAAAGAAACCTGGTTACGGGAGAAATTTACTGGAACCAGGTCGCCCGGGAAATTTATGAAACAGGAGATGATTTCCATCCAACCCTGGATCAGACCTTTTCTTTTTACACCGACCAGGATGCCCTTAAGTCATTATTTGACAAGGCGATTGCCAGCGAAGAACCTGAACGCGGGGAATTTAGGCTGTGTACAGCTAAAGGAAATTTAAAATGGATCAAGCTGCGCCTGCAGGCCGGTCACCGGGATGGGGAGCGTATTGTGTATGGTACTATTAAAGACATTTCTAATCAAAGAAACATCCTGGACACCCTTGCAGAAAGAGAAGAGCAATTCCACCATGCTTTTGAATATGCTCCCATAGGAATGGCTCTGGTTGCAACGGATGGTAAATGGATCAGAGTAAATAAAAATCTTTGCGAAATGCTGGGTTATAAAAAGGAACACTTTATGCAAAAAACCTTCCAGGATATTACCCACCCCGATGATCTTGACCTCGACCTGCACCAAATGCATGCCCTTCTTGATGGTAAGACCCCCTCCTATAGTATGGAAAAAAGATATTATCATGCCAACGGCAGTATTATATGGGCGCTTCTAAGCGTAACGCTGGTCAGGGATAAGGAAAATGCCCCGCTTTACTTTGTTTCGCAGATCAAGGATATTACGGAGCGAAAAAAGATGGAGATTGAAAGGGACAATGCCCTAAAGATCATCAATGCACAAAACAGCCGTCTTTTAAACTTTGCACATATTATTTCGCACAACCTGCGTTCCCATGCCGGTAATATTAAAATGCTGACAGATATGATCGCAGAGGAAAATGACCACGCAGAAAGAGAAAACCTGATTAGTTTGCTAGGAATTAACTCTGTAAATTTAATGGAAACCCTGGAACATCTGAATGATGCGGTGGACATCAGAAGCGGAAAGAATCATGAGTTGAAAACATTAAATCTGCTCAGGGAAATTAAAAAGATAAGAAACGTTCTTACTGTTTCACTTCACCAGATTAATGCCGAACTGATCATTGATGTAGATCCGGAAATAGAAATTAGCGTCGATCAGGCTTATTTGGAAAGCATACTGCTCAACTTACTGACCAACTGTATTAAATACCGTAAAACAGACATTCCGTTATCAATCAGGATTTCAGCGAATGCAGAAAAAAACAAAGCTGTATTGGAAATAACCGACAATGGCATTGGCATAGACTTGTCGGTTTATGGTGATAAATTATTTGGCATGTATAACACTTTTCACGGCAACGAAGATGCCCATGGCATTGGTTTGTTTCTCGTAAAGAACCAGGTGGAATCGATGGGCGGAACTATCGGAGTGAGGAGTAGCCCGGGAAACGGTGCGACATTTATTGTGATCTTTCCAATCCAGCGGTTTATCGCATAG
- a CDS encoding alpha/beta hydrolase, translating to MKTLTISFIMLFSILTTSLCNAQNNSAEKPTIIFVHGIWADGSCWTAQIAALQAEGYHVLSVQNPLTSLTDDVAATRTVIDKVKGKVILVGHSWGGFVITQAGNDPKVIGLVYVAAFAPDKGETLPSLSKNAPQTELGKYFTPSGDYFFLSREGIQTVFAADISHKDQGLLYATQIPANKALFGGESGEPAWKQKPSWYIVSKSDKAIHPDLERFMAKRMNAKTTEIEASHVVMLSHPKEVLQIIKEAANAAK from the coding sequence ATGAAAACATTAACAATTTCTTTCATTATGCTTTTTTCCATTTTAACTACAAGTCTTTGCAATGCTCAAAACAATAGTGCCGAAAAACCAACGATTATTTTCGTTCATGGCATCTGGGCGGACGGATCATGCTGGACCGCTCAGATTGCTGCACTACAGGCTGAAGGATATCATGTCCTTTCCGTGCAGAATCCTTTGACATCCTTAACAGATGATGTTGCGGCAACCAGGACGGTTATTGACAAGGTCAAGGGTAAAGTCATTCTTGTAGGTCATTCATGGGGAGGCTTTGTCATTACCCAGGCGGGTAATGACCCTAAAGTTATTGGATTGGTTTATGTCGCTGCATTTGCACCAGATAAAGGCGAAACCTTACCCTCGTTGTCGAAAAATGCGCCGCAAACCGAATTAGGTAAGTATTTCACGCCATCCGGTGATTATTTCTTTTTATCACGGGAGGGTATACAAACGGTATTTGCTGCTGATATCAGCCATAAAGACCAAGGATTGTTATATGCTACGCAGATCCCGGCCAATAAAGCTTTATTCGGCGGAGAAAGCGGCGAACCTGCTTGGAAGCAAAAACCAAGCTGGTATATCGTGTCTAAAAGTGATAAAGCCATTCATCCGGACCTCGAACGTTTCATGGCAAAAAGAATGAATGCCAAAACTACGGAGATAGAGGCGAGTCATGTGGTCATGTTATCTCATCCTAAGGAAGTTTTGCAGATCATAAAAGAAGCAGCGAACGCGGCTAAATAG